The following coding sequences are from one Rutidosis leptorrhynchoides isolate AG116_Rl617_1_P2 chromosome 11, CSIRO_AGI_Rlap_v1, whole genome shotgun sequence window:
- the LOC139874968 gene encoding uncharacterized protein, with the protein MKDSEDLAVGTKNVENGNMKLEEEDAEQISSYAKFLKDLCVQKRKLRASVPKKVELTEHLSAVISGTLPPKFKDTGTPLISIIIGNVNVKKALLDLVASINILPFFLVDRWELVVMKQTDINFQLADQSIKTPRGMLEDVIVKVEDFHYPVDFVVMDVEMRNRDTQPTIILR; encoded by the exons ATGAAGGATTCGGAGGATCTTGCGGTTGGGACTAAAAATGttgaaaatggaaatatgaaactaGAAGAAGAGGATGCAGAG CAAATTTCGTCCTATGCaaaatttttaaaagatttatgtgTCCAAAAAAGAAAACTTCGGGCATCAGTCCCCAAAAAGGTGGAATTAACCGAACATTTGAGTGCGGTTATTTCGGGCACACTCCCACCAAAATTCAAAGACACCGGGACCCcattaatatcgataataataggtAATGTGAACGTTAAGAAAGCTTTACTAGACCTAGTTGCTAGTATTAACATCTTGCCCTTTTTCCTAGTAGACCGATGGGAGTTAGTTGTAATGAAACAAACCGATATAAATTTTCAACTTGCGGATCAATCAATCAAAACACCTAGGGGAATGTTAGAGGATGTGATAGTAAAGGTAGAGGACTTTCACTATCCCGTGGACTTTGTGGTGATGGATGTAGAAATGAGGAATAGGGATACCCAACCTACAATTATTCTTAGATGA